Proteins encoded within one genomic window of Gallus gallus isolate bGalGal1 chromosome 1, bGalGal1.mat.broiler.GRCg7b, whole genome shotgun sequence:
- the LOC101748311 gene encoding uncharacterized protein C13orf42 homolog: protein MFKKIHSIFHPNSHRRNATDDIPYWGGTGSAVRLIRSTSMYVLGDEQEKVSEPLKKCKSTNSIDSCSQSKEEDREWMYSKTQDCLKYLQDLLALRKKYLDNINKLKSMHMTADSPTSTKSSKTGKKSFLPLSSKEFSKTSMERRKVPQPNSDVREAIAFFDSVIADLDSERCRRAPDMDLPNADVDFDVATSTSEHSLHSNWILRAPRRYSEDTAQTAKAANQSQKNSQRRTTGSRKRLERHPMYLPKAVEGAYNTLKFKPKTRKKEY, encoded by the exons ATGTTCAAAAAGATCCATTCCATATTTCACCCCAACTCCCACCGAAGAAATGCAACAGATGACATTCCTTACTGGGGTGGCACAGGTTCTGCTGTCAGATTGATCCGCAGCACCTCTATGTATGTCCTTGGAGATGAGCAGGAAAAAGTTAGtgaaccattaaaaaaatgcaaaagtacAAACAGCATTGACTCCTGCAGCCAGTCAAAAGAGGAAGACAGGGAGTGGATGTACTCTAAGACTCAAGACTGCTTGAAGTACTTACAGGACTTGTTAgccttgaggaaaaaatatcttgacAACATCAATAAGTTGAAATCTATGCATATGACTGCAGATTCCCCAACATCCACAAAATCATCCAAAACTGGAAAGAAGTCATTTCTTCCGCTTTCCTCCAAAGAGTTTTCTAAG ACATccatggagagaagaaaagtcCCACAGCCCAATTCAGATGTAAGAGAAGCGATAGCGTTCTTTGACTCGGTTATTGCAGATCTGGATTCAGAGAGATGCCGGAGAGCTCCTGACATGGACCTGCCAAATGCAGATGTTGATTTTGATG TGGCTACCAGCACAAGCGAACACAGTTTACATTCAAACTGGATCCTTCGTGCTCCTCGCAGGTACTCAGAAGATACTGCCCAAACAGCAAAGGCTGCAAACCAGTCACAAAAAAACAGCCAACGAAGAACAACTGGCTCTAGAAAGAGGTTGGAAAGACATCCCATGTATTTGCCCAAAGCTGTGGAAGGAGCATATAACACATTAAAATTTAAGCCCAAAACACGAAAGAAAGAATATTGA